A stretch of Crossiella cryophila DNA encodes these proteins:
- the menC gene encoding o-succinylbenzoate synthase — translation MKITGVELRRLRLPLVSPFRTSFGTETHRELLLLRVVTPEAEGWAECVALAEPVYSPEYLAGAEQVLTTWFLPTILGLDEVDANKVGPALHRFKGHRMAKAALETAVLDAELRGRGISLAGHLGATKTRVPSGVSVGIMDSIPELLDAVEGYLAEGYLRIKLKIEPGWDVAPVAAVRERFGDELLLQVDANTAYTLADARHLSTLDNFGLLLIEQPLGEEDLRQHAQLATRLRTPICLDESITSAQAAADAIALGACTVINIKPGRVGGYLESRRIHDLCQAHGVAAWCGGMLETGIGRAANVALAALPGCTLPGDTSASHRYYRTDITEPFELVDGHLAVPTEPGIGLTPLADPLAEFTTETTWIKNP, via the coding sequence ATGAAGATCACCGGAGTCGAGCTGCGCAGACTGCGGCTGCCGCTGGTGAGCCCGTTCCGCACCTCCTTCGGCACCGAGACCCACCGCGAGCTGCTGCTGCTCCGGGTGGTCACCCCCGAGGCCGAGGGCTGGGCCGAATGCGTGGCACTGGCCGAACCCGTCTACTCGCCCGAATACCTGGCCGGGGCCGAGCAGGTGCTCACAACCTGGTTCCTGCCCACGATCCTGGGCCTGGACGAGGTGGACGCGAACAAGGTCGGCCCCGCCCTGCACCGGTTCAAGGGCCACCGGATGGCCAAGGCCGCCCTGGAGACCGCCGTGCTGGACGCCGAACTGCGTGGCCGCGGCATCTCCCTGGCCGGTCACCTCGGCGCCACCAAGACCCGCGTCCCCTCCGGGGTCTCGGTCGGCATCATGGACTCCATCCCGGAACTCCTGGACGCCGTCGAGGGCTACCTCGCCGAGGGCTACCTGCGGATCAAGCTCAAGATCGAACCCGGCTGGGACGTGGCCCCGGTGGCCGCGGTGCGCGAACGCTTCGGCGACGAGCTGCTGCTCCAGGTGGACGCCAACACCGCCTACACCCTCGCCGACGCCCGCCATCTGTCCACATTGGACAACTTCGGGCTGCTGCTGATCGAACAGCCCCTCGGCGAGGAGGACCTGCGCCAGCACGCACAACTCGCCACCCGGCTGCGCACCCCGATCTGCTTGGACGAGTCCATCACCTCCGCCCAGGCCGCCGCGGACGCCATCGCCCTCGGCGCCTGCACCGTGATCAACATCAAACCCGGGCGGGTCGGCGGCTACCTGGAATCCCGGCGCATCCACGACCTGTGCCAGGCGCACGGGGTGGCGGCCTGGTGCGGCGGCATGCTGGAGACCGGCATCGGCCGCGCCGCCAACGTGGCCCTGGCCGCACTGCCCGGCTGCACCCTGCCAGGGGACACCTCGGCCTCGCACCGGTACTACCGCACCGACATCACCGAGCCGTTCGAACTGGTCGACGGCCACCTGGCGGTGCCGACCGAACCGGGCATCGGGCTCACGCCGCTGGCCGATCCGCTGGCCGAGTTCACCACCGAGACCACCTGGATCAAGAACCCCTAG
- a CDS encoding GNAT family N-acetyltransferase: protein MITDDAVLETARRDAMAAAHAAGVEIAELAELADLQRTFQLFQDIWLPRPGGEPMTVELMRVLEHAGGYVAGAFSADQLVGASAGFLSAPIGRTLHSHIAGVSGQAQGRSVGYALKLHQRAWALVRGLDTITWTFDPLVRRNAFFNLAKLAALPAEYLPDFYGPMSDGINDSGPSDRIMVAWRLAEPAVAAACAGRGLTPEVTGARPILSDVDGRPVRRDTDAETVLVAVPSDVESLRGKDSVLAAEWRFAVRDSLGDLLERGAAVTGFLRSGSYVVSRKDLA from the coding sequence ATGATCACCGACGACGCCGTACTGGAGACCGCGCGGCGGGACGCCATGGCGGCCGCGCACGCCGCGGGCGTCGAGATCGCCGAACTGGCCGAACTCGCCGACCTGCAACGCACCTTCCAGCTCTTCCAGGACATCTGGCTGCCCAGACCCGGCGGCGAGCCGATGACCGTCGAACTGATGCGGGTGCTCGAACACGCCGGTGGTTACGTCGCGGGCGCGTTCAGCGCGGACCAGCTCGTCGGCGCCAGCGCCGGTTTCCTGTCCGCGCCGATCGGGCGCACCCTGCACTCGCACATCGCCGGGGTGTCCGGTCAGGCCCAGGGCCGTTCGGTCGGCTACGCCCTCAAACTGCACCAGCGGGCCTGGGCACTGGTCCGCGGCCTGGACACGATCACCTGGACCTTCGACCCGCTGGTGCGCCGCAACGCCTTCTTCAACCTGGCCAAGCTGGCCGCGCTGCCCGCGGAGTACCTGCCCGACTTCTACGGCCCGATGTCCGACGGCATCAACGATTCCGGGCCCAGCGACCGGATCATGGTCGCCTGGCGGCTGGCCGAACCCGCCGTCGCCGCCGCCTGCGCCGGGCGCGGCCTCACCCCGGAGGTCACCGGCGCGCGACCGATCCTGTCCGATGTGGACGGTCGGCCGGTGCGGCGGGACACGGACGCGGAGACCGTGCTCGTGGCCGTGCCGTCCGATGTGGAGTCCTTGCGCGGCAAGGACTCCGTGCTCGCCGCCGAATGGCGCTTCGCCGTCCGCGACAGCCTCGGCGACCTGCTGGAGCGCGGCGCGGCCGTGACCGGCTTCCTCCGCAGTGGTTCCTACGTCGTGTCCAGGAAGGACCTCGCATGA
- a CDS encoding serine hydrolase domain-containing protein, with product MVRVDDVRVRLQELLPELVVKHGVPGAQVAVLVDGGIASVAAGVVNLGTGVAVTADAVFQIGSITKLWTATLVMQLVDEGLVELDRPVRGYLPELVLGEEGVAAAVTTRQLLNHTAGFAGDLFRDTGSGADAVEKYVATLGDAGQLFPLGEQFSYNNAGYVVLGRLVEVVRGKSFNQALREHLIDPLGLTHAATDAGEAIRYRAALGHLPGDPPVPAPLWALAASSAPAGTLLSMRAADLLEFARVFVDGGRVGVLGADSVSAMLSAEVSVPDVGLLSSHYGLGWGLWRGAGNLVAGHDGGTLGQSAFLRVVPEAGVAVALLTNGGDPLSLYQDLVVPLIAELGGALLPAAPVPPVEPVAVDADRVVGRYDAVMVRYEVSVDGDGRFWLRMVPVTDEARLLLPEAVAMELVGYTAGSLITREPQRGAVHMVLVPIGEAGKPARFLHNSRAAARI from the coding sequence ATGGTCCGTGTCGACGATGTCCGTGTTCGGCTTCAGGAATTGCTTCCGGAGTTGGTGGTGAAGCATGGGGTTCCTGGGGCGCAGGTCGCGGTGTTGGTGGATGGGGGGATTGCCTCGGTGGCCGCGGGGGTGGTCAATCTGGGGACTGGGGTGGCGGTTACTGCTGATGCGGTGTTCCAGATTGGGTCGATCACCAAGTTGTGGACCGCGACGCTGGTGATGCAGTTGGTGGATGAGGGGTTGGTGGAGCTGGATCGGCCGGTGCGGGGGTACCTGCCGGAGTTGGTGCTGGGGGAGGAGGGGGTGGCGGCCGCGGTGACTACGCGGCAGTTGCTCAATCACACGGCCGGGTTCGCGGGGGATTTGTTCCGGGACACCGGGTCTGGGGCGGATGCGGTCGAGAAGTACGTGGCGACGCTGGGGGATGCGGGGCAGCTTTTCCCCTTGGGGGAGCAGTTCTCGTACAACAACGCCGGGTATGTGGTGCTGGGGCGGTTGGTCGAGGTGGTGCGGGGGAAGTCGTTCAACCAGGCGTTGCGGGAGCATCTGATCGATCCGCTGGGGCTGACGCACGCGGCCACCGACGCGGGAGAGGCCATTCGGTATCGGGCCGCGCTTGGGCATCTGCCGGGGGATCCGCCGGTGCCCGCGCCGTTGTGGGCGCTGGCCGCTTCCTCGGCGCCCGCGGGGACGTTGTTGTCCATGCGGGCGGCGGATCTGCTGGAGTTCGCCCGGGTCTTCGTGGACGGTGGGCGGGTGGGGGTGCTGGGCGCGGACAGTGTCTCGGCGATGTTGTCGGCTGAGGTGTCCGTGCCGGATGTGGGCCTGCTGTCCAGTCACTACGGGCTGGGGTGGGGGCTTTGGCGGGGGGCGGGGAATCTGGTCGCCGGGCACGACGGCGGGACCCTTGGACAGAGTGCGTTTCTGCGGGTGGTGCCGGAGGCTGGGGTTGCGGTCGCGTTGCTCACCAACGGTGGGGATCCGCTGTCGCTGTACCAGGATCTGGTGGTGCCGTTGATCGCCGAGCTGGGTGGGGCGCTGCTGCCCGCGGCACCGGTGCCGCCGGTGGAGCCGGTCGCGGTGGACGCGGATCGGGTGGTGGGGCGGTACGACGCGGTCATGGTCCGGTACGAGGTCAGCGTTGACGGAGATGGGCGGTTCTGGCTGCGGATGGTGCCGGTGACCGATGAGGCCAGGCTGCTGTTGCCGGAGGCGGTGGCGATGGAGCTGGTGGGGTACACGGCAGGCTCGCTGATCACCAGGGAACCGCAGCGGGGGGCGGTGCACATGGTGCTGGTGCCCATCGGCGAGGCGGGGAAGCCCGCTCGGTTCCTGCACAACAGCCGGGCCGCGGCCCGGATCTGA
- a CDS encoding M20 family metallopeptidase, whose amino-acid sequence MPALLEDIGEVVSCESPSADLAAVARSADVVSELGRRLLGVTPARLVLDGVTHLRWVFGDRPEVLVLAHHDTVWPIGTLARIPFSVTDGVLRGPGCFDMKTGLVQALHALSWLPSLDGVAILVTGDEELGSFSSRRLIEETARDCAAVFVLEASANEGAIKTERKGAGKYQVAITGRAAHAGLEPELGVNSGIELAHQVLAIAALGDPELGTTVVPTVMSAGTTTNTVPAEAIVHVDVRARTIAEQQRVDAAIRALTPVLPGIKLEPDGTPNRPPMEARVSADLYARAVRLGAELGLPPLTSAAVGGASDGNFTAGIGVPTLDGLGAVGNGAHAEHEHVLTAHIPQRAALLAALVQDVRTPR is encoded by the coding sequence CTGCCCGCCCTGCTCGAGGACATCGGCGAGGTGGTGAGCTGTGAGTCGCCCTCCGCCGACCTGGCCGCGGTGGCCCGTTCCGCGGATGTGGTGAGTGAGCTGGGCCGGCGCCTCCTGGGGGTGACGCCGGCCCGGCTCGTCCTGGACGGGGTCACCCACCTGCGCTGGGTCTTCGGGGACCGGCCGGAGGTGCTGGTGCTGGCGCACCACGACACGGTGTGGCCGATCGGCACCCTGGCCCGGATCCCGTTCTCGGTCACCGACGGTGTGCTGCGCGGGCCCGGCTGCTTCGACATGAAGACCGGCCTCGTGCAGGCGCTGCACGCGCTGTCCTGGCTGCCCTCCCTGGACGGGGTGGCGATCCTGGTCACCGGGGACGAGGAGCTGGGCTCGTTCAGCTCCCGCCGGCTGATCGAGGAGACCGCGCGGGACTGCGCCGCGGTGTTCGTGCTGGAGGCCAGCGCCAACGAGGGCGCGATCAAGACCGAGCGCAAGGGCGCCGGCAAGTACCAGGTGGCGATCACCGGGCGGGCCGCGCACGCGGGGCTGGAACCCGAACTCGGGGTCAACTCGGGTATCGAGCTGGCCCACCAGGTGCTGGCCATCGCCGCGCTCGGCGATCCGGAACTGGGCACCACCGTGGTGCCGACGGTGATGTCGGCAGGCACCACCACCAACACCGTGCCTGCCGAGGCGATCGTGCACGTGGACGTGCGGGCCCGCACCATCGCCGAACAGCAGCGGGTGGACGCCGCCATCCGCGCGCTCACCCCGGTGCTGCCGGGCATCAAGCTCGAACCGGACGGCACCCCCAACCGGCCGCCGATGGAGGCCCGCGTCTCGGCCGACCTGTACGCCCGCGCCGTGCGACTCGGCGCCGAGCTGGGCCTGCCGCCGCTGACCTCGGCGGCGGTGGGCGGGGCCTCCGACGGCAACTTCACCGCGGGCATCGGCGTGCCCACCCTGGACGGGCTCGGCGCGGTCGGCAACGGCGCGCACGCCGAGCACGAACACGTGCTCACCGCGCACATCCCGCAGCGGGCCGCCCTGCTCGCCGCCCTGGTCCAGGATGTGCGGACGCCACGATGA